DNA sequence from the Vicia villosa cultivar HV-30 ecotype Madison, WI linkage group LG3, Vvil1.0, whole genome shotgun sequence genome:
GCTAGTCATACCATTTGGGCCCACGTTTGACTGTGTTTGAATGGTCACGATTAGTGCTcgtttttaatatttattcttttttgtCCGTTCCTTTATCAAACGATCAATACATCACAGCTGGCAATGGTTTCTTTGTGTTAAGCATGAGGgactgggttcgaaccctaccctccACGCTATATTTTTAACAATTGTGTGTTATAATTTGTTTCCAAATCCAGCGTTTCTCCTCCACGCATGGACACGGTGTACCCTCACACAGTAGCCCTTGATTCTCCATTGAAGTTTAATTCGAAGGATCAAAATGAGGTGCACCATGGAGCCTCAGCGTTCAACCACACATGATTACACTCATGAGCTTCAGCTGTATCATTGGGCTTAGTTTAATTCTTGACCCACACTCTCCTCTTGCTGGTTACTCCCCCACTTGGcccattattttctattttttgtgtttatttttattaacttgttttaattgttttttttttaaattaacaaattaaaaaaaaacactaattaggatttagtttagtttttggattaactttgtaaattaacttaattaatttaattagttagtTTAGGGTAATTAATTTAAGCAATTAATTCtagtaattatttaatttaataattagtaaATCATTAATTTCTTTAGTTAATATAGtcataattaattaggttttgatTTAGAATTAGGataaaattaagttaaatttaataattattttagatttAAGTCTTCTCACTTATGTTTCTAGATTAATTTCCTatcgcgattctcttctcatctcaaactcCAATGAATATCGCATGATCGTTTTCTCTATTatttaatgatttatttaatcgttcatttaaattctagaaattgatgtataggttgcaaaaggttttttgtaatagcgtaggtttatTTCTTCGTATTTTACTTTCCATTTCCTTCGATTTTTTGGCTATGTACTCCCCCCATCCCGatgccatgtaatagcgtagatttacgtttccgcactttaattttctgCAATTATTAAATCtgctagatgtatgcttaggattgtatggcaagatatttaaaatcaatcgctagctaaccttaactcaagataaataaataatcgaATCTAACAAActttgcacacactcacctttagggtaatcctctcttctgttgcctttcgaataatagtcaagtccctcgaacgtgaggataccttagcatatgctTCCCACAAttctaaatcatcatagtcccttcggaataaagatcatagtcccttcgagtttccTACgataaatgatctcgtccctcgatgttgccttcggttaaatgatgatagtcccttcgattgctaaggcatccttactggttgcctttTATGACTATTCTCATCCAATGCATGGGACTTTCTAccttctttatggtatggatagcccctatgaatattcgatgacccttcgatgtcccttacatccaatgaaaagactttccactaactaatggtgtggatagtctctttctcttaacgaaagactttaagaacaagaaagactttaaacttagggtaggtagttcttaattgtttgatcaattcaaaatcatttcaaattacttcatcacctccttttcaaaacaatttcaaaggctacactttatttacaaagttaaaattttttttcaaaatgtttttctaaacacacacgacacttttcaaacaattcaaacaaacaaagtgagctaagcaattaagagcccatggataaccatggatataaagggtgcttacaccttccctttgtataacctatccccgaactcaatctcttttaaaaaaaggtctttcctgttctttttgtcttttctaattggataaaataaaagtcggtggcgactctagctATCCGCACATTTTAGAAAGTcgattctcccaccgtattacacaacgGCTAAAATCTAATCTCTAATATTATAGGAGATTTATATATTtaactctaataataataataataataataaaatttacttCCATTCATCAAATGAATAAAGAATGAATTGAGAATAGTTTTTACTTTGGTGAAGGAAGTacgaaattaaatcaaacaactttttgtttcaaaacgataccctttatcatgtttttacaaatcaAAAGCAAAATCTGGTCTGACCTTAGAAATCGTCTAAACCTCTAGTTTTTGACCAATTTTTCGGCTTAAATTCCAATTCTTCTGCAATCCAGTTTTTAAGTCCAAACAAACTAGCTAGAGTTCCGATTCCCAAACCGACCGGTTGAACCACACAATCCGTTCTAGTTTTGATTACCATCCTCTAAACAATATCAACAGTAGAATGTTTATTAACAAATTACTTGTGTAAGTATACTGTAATATAGTAATACAAAAGGGTTACTCTTTCCAGGGTGCAACTCACacctttaaaaatttaaaaatgctctTGCTGTGTCCAGAAAAACATCTCCAAATGCACCTAAAATCACACCAACAAAGACGTTGCAAGTGAGACGTCTctattttaactaaaaaaatgtCCAAATTCAGATATGCATTTCCCTAAATGTTGCCACCCCTAAACTTGTAGACTTGAACTTAAGTTCCTCTTTTCAGTTTTTTCCTAGTAGATTTCAACTTGTGTGGTGTTAATTTGCATTGTGCTGCATAAGAATGTGGCAAGTTACAATTGATTTGGTCACATTTATAAAAGATTATTAAACCTTGGATTACATTAAACTGACCCAGTGTTTTACATTACTGCTACTGCTCTGCTTTTTATCTGCTCAAACCATAGATctgcattaaaaaaaaaaaacaaaaatctaaacAGAAAGAGTAAATTCATTTAGAAGGGTTTGTGAATTATTCAATGAGATGTGGGAGAGTCTTAAAACGTAAAGTGTAAACGAAAAATATTAGAGAAAACTACGCTACAGATTTTTAAGGGAGTTGCAGATTTCTTTAGAAGTGTTTCCCTTACGAATGCTAAAATGTGTGTATAAAATGTGTgctcggagatgcatttccaaattCTAGAGCTATTTTTGATTTCTCACCGGGGTGGGGAACTCCCTATAGGGTATTTTTGAGGAACCTCATAAAAATGTAGTGCAAGCTCTTTCATCTTTGTGAGTGGTGAGGGGTGTAAATGCTAGTACTCCACAAACATATATTATTCATTAATGTTATACTGTTCTTAAAACTTACAACTTTTAGTCTAGTTTAATTTAGCTCTCATCTTCCAAAACCAGTGTTTGACCTCCTTGTGTATTCTGCAACTAGTTGAGCAAGAGATGAAGATTTGTCCTTAAGCAACTTCTTTGGTGAATCATATTCCTCAATAAGCCCTGTATGATCAGTATGATGAAGAGATATCACCTTCACATTTATGAGTAAGAAAATGTTgacaaataaatagagaaaaaaacagGTCTTGCCTTCACCGAGAAACAAAACCATGTCGCTGTCGAGGATTGAAGTTATTCTATGAGCAATGGTAATGACGGAGCAATCAGAGAAATGTTGCTTAACTGTCTGTTGAATTATATTATCCATAGCCGTATCGACTGATGCAGTAGCTTCATCGAGCACCAAGATCTTGCTTTTCTTAAGGAGAACACGTCCGAGGCAGACTAACTGCCTTTGACCCATGCTCCAGTTTTCTCCATTCTCAGTTACTGTGGATCTCATGATGGATGACGCTAAGTAATACATTGCATAAAATTGACTTCTAAAACTTACTAAAATCTTCCTGTCCATTATTAAGGAATGATTATGTTTTTTTAACATAATGATTAAGAAAAGTAATCAATAAGTTAATGAGTTTTGCAGTATTATTAATCCTCATTAACTATTGAATATTGATCATTGTCATTACTAACAGTGAAATATAATGACAATTAGGTAAAATACATTGTATGCCTAAAAATAAGACATTGTACTTATTAGgggaaaaatttaaataaaatattaagattaaaaatAGATAGACTTAATATGAAATTTGTTCTTtggtttaaaatttatataaagttTTGAGAAGTCAAACCTGTGGAGTcaagctttctttctttctttctcacttcATCTCCAAGTTGGCACATGTCAAGAGCCTAAGATATATCCTTAAGTGTATTAATTTGCATAAAGTGATCAGTTATTTTTTATTGTCGAGAAAAACGATTTAACAATTTACCTCCCAAATTTGTTCATCTGTGTACTCTTCCAGCGGGTCGAGGTTACTTCTCACAGTCCCTTCAAACATTGTTGGATCCTGAGGAATTATGCTTAGTCTGGACCGTAAATCATGGACTCCAATCAATGAGATGTTGATGTTATCTATCAATATTTGTCCTGCAACAGGCTCAACAAGTCTAAAAAGGGCTTGCACTAAGGTTGTTTTTCCACTTCCTGTTCTTCCCACAATGCCAGTTTTTGCTCCAGCAGTAAAAGTGCATGTAAGTCCACGTAAAACAAGAGGCAAGTGAGGGGCATATTGAACCTATATCATACAATGCCTTGTTTAAGGATAGATACAAATCTAAAATACCTACATAGACACTTGAGccctgtttggataaacaactaaattatatatatatatatatatatatatatatatatatatatatatatatatatatatatatatatatatatatatatatatatatatatatatatatatatatatatatatatatatataggggacgactcaagtgagaacacttagttattatgaaaaatgagaacaatgaatcacgaccattaaatctTGAAGTTATTTCTagaacaaaagataaaataaagtcaaaCTGCTTTCACAAGTTATCCTAAAGAGCTTACGGATTTGAGGGGAAAATAACTTATGACATGTTAAAAGTTGTTTCCATAAGCTATCACGAAAAGTCTTATAAGTGGTTTGCTGGTAAATAAGTTCAAATAAGTCAACAGAAAGAAACAGATCATTGTTGTAAGTTAGTATATAGACAAAAACTAAATGTAATACTGGTCTGTTAGTTTAGCACTAAGACACCATTAGAAAATTTTTAGAGAAGTTTCAAAGTTGTTGACCCAGCCATTGCATATCTCAGTGACCTATCTTAATAAcaagttaattaattttagatTAGTGCAAAATTTTACATATATGATTACATGAGGGCAACTTTCAACCTATCGGTAGGTTTTGATATCAGCTAAATTGTTATTGAATGGTGTGGTACCTGTAAATCCTGGACATGGACTTCTCCGAGTGATGGCCAAGAATGATCTGGTTGATTGTCTTTTAAAATAAAGTCAAACTGCTTTCACAAGTTATCCTAAAGAGCTTACGGATTTGAGGGGAAAATAACTTATGACATGTTAAAAGTTGTTTCCATAAGCTATCACGAAAAGTCTTACAAGTGGTTTGCTGGTAAATAAGTTCAAATAAGTCAACAGAAAGAAACAGATCATTGTTGTAAGTTAGTATATAGACAAAAACTAAATGTAATACTGGTCTGTTAGTTTAGCACTAAGACACCATTAGAAAATTTTTAGAGAAGTTTCAAAGTTGTTGACCCAGCCATTGCATATCTCAGTGACCTATCTTAATAAcaagttaattaattttagatTAGTGCAAAATTTTACATATATGATTACATGAGGGCAACTTTCAACCTATCGGTAGGTTTTGATATCAGCTAAATTGTTATTGAATGGTGTGGTACCTGTAAATCCTGGACATGGACTTCTCCGAGTGATGGCCAAGAATGATCTGGTTGATTGTCTTTTAAAATAAAGTCAAACTGCTTTCACAAGTTATCCTAAAGAGCTTACGGATTTGAGGGGAAAATAACTTATGACATGTTAAAAGTTGTTTCCATAAGCTATCACGAAAAGTCTTACAAGTGGTTTGCTGGTAAATAAGTTCAAATAAGTCAACAGAAAGAAACAGATCATTGTTGTAAGTTAGTATATAGACAAAAACTAAATGTAATACTGGTCTGTTAGTTTAGCACTAAGACACCATTAGAAAATTTTTAGAGAAGTTTCAAAGTTGTTGACCCAGCCATTGCATATCTCAGTGACCTATCTTAATAAcaagttaattaattttagatTAGTGCAAAATTTTACATATATGATTACATGAGGGCAACTTTCAACCTATCGGTAGGTTTTGATATCAGCTAAATTGTTATTGAATGGTGTGGTACCTGTAAATCCTGGACATGGACTTCTCCGAGTGATGGCCAAGAATGATCTGGTTGATTGTCTTTTAAAATAAAGTCAAACTGCTTTCACAAGTTATCCTAAAGAGCTTACGGATTTGAGGGGAAAATAACTTATGACATGTTAAAAGTTGTTTCCATAAGCTATCACGAAAAGTCTTACAAGTGGTTTGCTGGTAAATAAGTTCAAATAAGTCAACAGAAAGAAACAGATCATTGTTGTAAGTTAGTATATAGACAAAAACTAAATGTAATACTGGTCTGTTAGTTTAGCACTAAGACACCATTAGAAAATTTTTAGAGAAGTTTCAAAGTTGTTGACCCAGCCATTGCATATCTCAGTGACCTATCTTAATAAcaagttaattaattttagatTAGTGCAAAATTTTACATATATGATTACACATGAGGGCAACTTTCAACCTATCGGTAGGTTTTGATATCAGCTAAATTGTTATTGAATGGTGTGGTACCTGTAAATCCTGGACATGGACTTCTCCGAGTGATGGCCAAGAATGATCTGGTTGATTGTCTTTTATTACAAGAGGTGATTCACTTGGGATGGAGGTGTACTGAAGTATTCTTTCTACAGATACAATTTTGTTCTCCAAATTGCAAAGAAACCAAATTAATTTGAATTGTACAGCATTAAGACTAATCCCATATGTCACTGCCAATCCCGCAATGCCTTCACAAAAACAAAATTGCTGTTTTATGCCTAATGTTGTTACAAGTGAGTATGATTAGTTAATGCatacaaattaaaattgaaatactcACTAGGATCAGCTATTGAATTTGGAAAAGACACCAAGAAAACCAAGCAGAAAGCAAATATGGTAGAGGATAAAATACCCAATCTGAAATTCAACCATTCAATTGCACTAGAACTGTATAATTTAGGTTGGGAATATTTGTCTATCAATTGCATATTCATTTCATTAAATCTTGATTCTTGCTCAAAACATCTTATGGTTGTTGATCCAGATATCGTTTCCGAAAAATGTTGTATTACTGGCGCTTGGCATATACCAGTTAATCGTGCCAATTCCCGTGCTGAGGCTGAGTAGTATCGCTGCATATAGAGAAGCATTCTGTTGCTAGGCATAAATAATGCAAAtgttttctgtcattttttctcaCTAGTATAACATTATATACATTCACCTAACTACTCCATTAACTACTATACTAAcaagggtactttagtaaatgaAACCAATTTTATCATAAAAGTTAGTACACccgatgattttttttaaaagtgcgTAGAACCTTGATTGACCATTAATATGAGACACAGTGGTTACCTGGTACCATATGCAAGCTGCCACGACAGGAATCAATACTACGAACACCTGCCAAGCAGCTTGTGACATCACAGCAATACTTCCCAATAGCTGAACCAGATTGTAGGTAAATCCCCACACTAGATCTGAAATATCCATATCTACTGTACTTTGGTCTGCTGAAGCCTAAAACAAACAGGTAAAATTAAAATTTCGATAAGCAATTACATTCAATATGGTcgttttgaaaaatattgaaaatgaaTTGTAGAAAAGTATAATCAATGCAAGAAGCTATGATGGGATACGGATCGTCTGCAATAATGATACCAAGCAGTTTCACGCAATAATCTATGTTGGCCATTAGTTTGAGATAGAACAGTTTATATTATACATTCAATAAATCAAATTTGAAcaatcttgaccattaatttaaATCAGACCGTCGAGATCAGTAACTGCAATATGCATTTACAGCAGCAAATCTGTTTCCACAACGAAGAGGTAAACAACTAGTTTCTTTAAAATAAACTAGTGAAAAATTATTGGCATGCTATGACATACTCTATTAAGAATTCTTCCACTTGGGGTGGAATCGAAAAATGACATTGGCGCTCGAAAGAAGCTCAAATGCATTTGATTGAAGAGCATGGTGGCGGTCTTGTATCCAGCTATCGCAGCAAGAAAAGCTCTGACAAGGGTGGAAAAGGAAATTCCAATTGCCAAAGAAACATAGACAACCATCAGAGTAAAGCTTTCAACACCAGGTTCTGCAGTTGCTGAAACAGGAGTTGCCAAAGCCATCCAATAATTGCTTGCAATTTGTAAAACCACAGTGAGTATCTgtgaaagaaataggaaaggtaCAAGAGCCCCTCCATAAGCTGTTGTTAGGTATTTCCAAAACAATTTAAACCCAACACTACCCTTTTCACTTTCTTCTTCTTGAACAAGTTGGCCTTTCGGCACAATTGTTTCATCTAACTTGTCGTTTGGATCATCTACTTTTTCGATTTCTTGCTCAAGTTCAAAATCACTTAATGAACCTGTATCTTCTCCGGTTATACGCGATGTTTTAAATGTAGACCTTCTCTGTAAGGATTTAACTGAAGACAACGCTGCTCTATGTGCGCCTACAAGTTCCATAAAATCGGTCCCTGACGTAAGAATATCATTGTACTTTCCCGATTGAGTTATCCTTCCTTCTTTCATGACCTAAATGAATtataagaaagagaaaaatacTCAGAAAACGGTAAGCTATAATGTTTGAAAGTTTGAATAAAGGAGCATGATGAAATATATAAATCACTTACCAGTATCAAATCAGCATCCGGTAAGAACTCTACTTGATGTGTTATGTATATCACAGTTTTTGTTTTCAAAAGGCCAAGCAAACACTCCTAAAACAATACAGTAGTAGTAAATGTACAGTTAGATACAAACCTTTCCATCAAAATGCATAACAAAACAGATTGTAGTCAGTGTTATTAAATGTCATTAGTGGAAAATAGAGGATCACCAAAAAACCGATATGACAAATATCGGATTGCGTAGCGGGCAAATAGCAGAAGCCGCACAGcggttaaaataaatatttatgtagAAAATAAAACATGCCACACACAAATAAAAGCTACATAAACAAATAGTAAAAAAATTCGGACATTAAACTGCAAATTTCAAGTTCCAACAACTAAAACAGAAAGCTAAAAACAGAAAGAGCAGCTGAAGAATGAACGACCGGGAAGAATGAACAGATACACGTTTTACTTTTTCAATGTTCCACCTcttaacattttaattttttaatgttcTTTTTTCTACCTCTTCATATTCTCCTCTTTAATGTTTTTTAAtagaatttattataaaaaagaataataataataataataataatattggttCCGATATTCAATTTATAACGGGTATACCGATATACCGGAAAAGATATATTGAGCATCGTGGAATTGAAATGCTATACCGGCTTTCGTATCGGATAGCCAAAATTCCGATACGCAATACTGGTATACCGGCGCTTTACCGGATATTTAAGAACACTGATTGTAGTGAAAGCAAGAGAGTTTGAAAAATAGTACCTTAAAAAGATGGGATCCTGTGTGAGCATCAACAGCACTAAAGGGATCATCGAGTAGATATATATCGGCATCTTGATAAAGAGCACGTGCTATCTGTACTCTTTGCTTCTGTCCACCACTCAAATTGATTCCTTTTTCTCCAATAATGGTCTGATCCCCAAATGGTAGAACCTCTAAGTCTTTCTTCAATGAACATGCTTCTAGCACCTTCTCATACTTTTCCCTATCCATCTCTCTCCCAAATAGTATGTTCTCTTCAATCTTTCCACTTTGTATCCATGGTGATTGAGCGACATAAGCCTTTGTTCCACACACCTTCAAGTTACCAGATATCTTTGGTATTTCACCTATTATACAAGAAAGTAAACTCGACTTGCCTGATCCAACAGTACCACAAACAGCAACCCTCATACTATGAAAAACTCTAAGATTTATGTTTGTCAACGTTGCATTGACAGAAGATATATCCCAAGAGAAATTTCCATCAACTATTTCAATTGCTATATCAGAAGTACCTCGCGGAACCTTCTCCACCACATCTGTCTGCAAATCATCTAGACGAAGAAAAACGACAACCCTATCGAGGGAAACCTTGGTTTGTGCAATCACTGAAATTGTGTCAGGAATATTATAGATAGGaatttgaagaattctgaatgTTGCAAGAGCAGATAAGATCTTTCCTGTTTCAAGTGGAATGCCTAGAAGAAAACAAGCACCGAAAGTAACAACAGCAACAAATGTCGGGGCGCTAAAGAAGAGAAATTTAACAATTGCGGTAACAACCAGAAATTTCTTTAGCCACATCTCCTCTAACTTCCTAAGCTGAATAATCTTTGATAAGAACTTCATCTCCCACGCTTGAAGTTTAAGAATCCTCATGTTCATTAGAACCTCCGACGTCGCCTTCATTCTTTTATCCTTGAACTCCATTAACTTAGCTTGGAACCTCTCTTGCAGTGAAGTCATAGGAAGGTTTAGCAACATCACAATAACAGTTGCCGCAAAAGCAGCTACTGAAGCAACCCCGACATTTTTATGAAGAATAAACAAAGCCAAAGAAATTTGTAGAACAGCGATCCATGGATCATGCATATACCAACAAAATTCACCTATCCTTTGAGCATCAACAGTCATTAAGTTGATGATTTCGCCACTGCTATGTCTCTCTTTTGATTGACACGAAAGTGTCAAACCTTTAGCATAGATCATTGACAACAACATTGATTGCATCCTAACACCAACCTGCCGGAACTTAAACAGCATGTGCCTTTGCGAAAGATACTCAACAACTTTCGCCACAACAAATGTTGTAGCCAAAACATAGCCTTCATTTTTAACCTTGTTTTCATCATTGAGATATTGAACAAGGTTGTCAATAAGGTAAGGTCCAACATAAGAAGCACACACGTACAAGAATGCAAATATGCCAGATATAAGAATCCATTTCCATGTCGATAAAAACAGCACCTTGGCGAGCTTAATAGTTGTCACAGTCCTAACATTACCACACTCCAACTCAAGCTTTTTTCTGAAAGTTGAAAAAGATCCATAGGCAGTGTCATTGGCAGAAAGAAGTGGAAGGTCTTGATGGTTTAAGGTctttttattccctaattttaTAAGTGGAGTCATCCATGAGAAAGTGAGAATGCTGAAAAATCCAGCTCTTGAATAACTGgttaaaatttcattttcttCTGCCTTTTTGGAATCAGAATTGTTGTTGCTTACACTAGCTTCACCCTTCAAAAGGGACTCTTCAAGAGTATCTTTAGTCATTTTGGTAGTAAAGCAATATGTCAAACACAGTTCCTAATCCTATGCATGCAGTGGCCTCTCAAACATTTCAGCGAACACATAGAAAGCAACAAAATTGGTAGTAAAATACAAAAATAGAGTGGGAAGGATTCACCTGTATTCAACCAATTCTCCTGAGAGATATAATCAACACCAAGCCATGATTATGGAATCCATTTCTTTCACTGACGATGGCAACATGTGAAAATTGGTTAAAGGAGAAAACTAAGTTCCAAAGTGAAGCAGTTATGGTTGACTTGTTGACTCTACTCTAAGCCAAGAGTTT
Encoded proteins:
- the LOC131662299 gene encoding ABC transporter C family member 3-like isoform X2; translated protein: MTKDTLEESLLKGEASVSNNNSDSKKAEENEILTSYSRAGFFSILTFSWMTPLIKLGNKKTLNHQDLPLLSANDTAYGSFSTFRKKLELECGNVRTVTTIKLAKVLFLSTWKWILISGIFAFLYVCASYVGPYLIDNLVQYLNDENKVKNEGYVLATTFVVAKVVEYLSQRHMLFKFRQVGVRMQSMLLSMIYAKGLTLSCQSKERHSSGEIINLMTVDAQRIGEFCWYMHDPWIAVLQISLALFILHKNVGVASVAAFAATVIVMLLNLPMTSLQERFQAKLMEFKDKRMKATSEVLMNMRILKLQAWEMKFLSKIIQLRKLEEMWLKKFLVVTAIVKFLFFSAPTFVAVVTFGACFLLGIPLETGKILSALATFRILQIPIYNIPDTISVIAQTKVSLDRVVVFLRLDDLQTDVVEKVPRGTSDIAIEIVDGNFSWDISSVNATLTNINLRVFHSMRVAVCGTVGSGKSSLLSCIIGEIPKISGNLKVCGTKAYVAQSPWIQSGKIEENILFGREMDREKYEKVLEACSLKKDLEVLPFGDQTIIGEKGINLSGGQKQRVQIARALYQDADIYLLDDPFSAVDAHTGSHLFKECLLGLLKTKTVIYITHQVEFLPDADLILVMKEGRITQSGKYNDILTSGTDFMELVGAHRAALSSVKSLQRRSTFKTSRITGEDTGSLSDFELEQEIEKVDDPNDKLDETIVPKGQLVQEEESEKGSVGFKLFWKYLTTAYGGALVPFLFLSQILTVVLQIASNYWMALATPVSATAEPGVESFTLMVVYVSLAIGISFSTLVRAFLAAIAGYKTATMLFNQMHLSFFRAPMSFFDSTPSGRILNRASADQSTVDMDISDLVWGFTYNLVQLLGSIAVMSQAAWQVFVVLIPVVAACIWYQRYYSASARELARLTGICQAPVIQHFSETISGSTTIRCFEQESRFNEMNMQLIDKYSQPKLYSSSAIEWLNFRLGILSSTIFAFCLVFLVSFPNSIADPSIAGLAVTYGISLNAVQFKLIWFLCNLENKIVSVERILQYTSIPSESPLVIKDNQPDHSWPSLGEVHVQDLQVQYAPHLPLVLRGLTCTFTAGAKTGIVGRTGSGKTTLVQALFRLVEPVAGQILIDNINISLIGVHDLRSRLSIIPQDPTMFEGTVRSNLDPLEEYTDEQIWEALDMCQLGDEVRKKERKLDSTDLWFEQIKSRAVAVM
- the LOC131662299 gene encoding ABC transporter C family member 3-like isoform X1, yielding MTKDTLEESLLKGEASVSNNNSDSKKAEENEILTSYSRAGFFSILTFSWMTPLIKLGNKKTLNHQDLPLLSANDTAYGSFSTFRKKLELECGNVRTVTTIKLAKVLFLSTWKWILISGIFAFLYVCASYVGPYLIDNLVQYLNDENKVKNEGYVLATTFVVAKVVEYLSQRHMLFKFRQVGVRMQSMLLSMIYAKGLTLSCQSKERHSSGEIINLMTVDAQRIGEFCWYMHDPWIAVLQISLALFILHKNVGVASVAAFAATVIVMLLNLPMTSLQERFQAKLMEFKDKRMKATSEVLMNMRILKLQAWEMKFLSKIIQLRKLEEMWLKKFLVVTAIVKFLFFSAPTFVAVVTFGACFLLGIPLETGKILSALATFRILQIPIYNIPDTISVIAQTKVSLDRVVVFLRLDDLQTDVVEKVPRGTSDIAIEIVDGNFSWDISSVNATLTNINLRVFHSMRVAVCGTVGSGKSSLLSCIIGEIPKISGNLKVCGTKAYVAQSPWIQSGKIEENILFGREMDREKYEKVLEACSLKKDLEVLPFGDQTIIGEKGINLSGGQKQRVQIARALYQDADIYLLDDPFSAVDAHTGSHLFKECLLGLLKTKTVIYITHQVEFLPDADLILVMKEGRITQSGKYNDILTSGTDFMELVGAHRAALSSVKSLQRRSTFKTSRITGEDTGSLSDFELEQEIEKVDDPNDKLDETIVPKGQLVQEEESEKGSVGFKLFWKYLTTAYGGALVPFLFLSQILTVVLQIASNYWMALATPVSATAEPGVESFTLMVVYVSLAIGISFSTLVRAFLAAIAGYKTATMLFNQMHLSFFRAPMSFFDSTPSGRILNRASADQSTVDMDISDLVWGFTYNLVQLLGSIAVMSQAAWQVFVVLIPVVAACIWYQRYYSASARELARLTGICQAPVIQHFSETISGSTTIRCFEQESRFNEMNMQLIDKYSQPKLYSSSAIEWLNFRLGILSSTIFAFCLVFLVSFPNSIADPSIAGLAVTYGISLNAVQFKLIWFLCNLENKIVSVERILQYTSIPSESPLVIKDNQPDHSWPSLGEVHVQDLQVQYAPHLPLVLRGLTCTFTAGAKTGIVGRTGSGKTTLVQALFRLVEPVAGQILIDNINISLIGVHDLRSRLSIIPQDPTMFEGTVRSNLDPLEEYTDEQIWEALDMCQLGDEVRKKERKLDSTVTENGENWSMGQRQLVCLGRVLLKKSKILVLDEATASVDTAMDNIIQQTVKQHFSDCSVITIAHRITSILDSDMVLFLGEGLIEEYDSPKKLLKDKSSSLAQLVAEYTRRSNTGFGR
- the LOC131662299 gene encoding ABC transporter C family member 3-like isoform X3; the protein is MTKDTLEESLLKGEASVSNNNSDSKKAEENEILTSYSRAGFFSILTFSWMTPLIKLGNKKTLNHQDLPLLSANDTAYGSFSTFRKKLELECGNVRTVTTIKLAKVLFLSTWKWILISGIFAFLYVCASYVGPYLIDNLVQYLNDENKVKNEGYVLATTFVVAKVVEYLSQRHMLFKFRQVGVRMQSMLLSMIYAKGLTLSCQSKERHSSGEIINLMTVDAQRIGEFCWYMHDPWIAVLQISLALFILHKNVGVASVAAFAATVIVMLLNLPMTSLQERFQAKLMEFKDKRMKATSEVLMNMRILKLQAWEMKFLSKIIQLRKLEEMWLKKFLVVTAIVKFLFFSAPTFVAVVTFGACFLLGIPLETGKILSALATFRILQIPIYNIPDTISVIAQTKVSLDRVVVFLRLDDLQTDVVEKVPRGTSDIAIEIVDGNFSWDISSVNATLTNINLRVFHSMRVAVCGTVGSGKSSLLSCIIGEIPKISGNLKVCGTKAYVAQSPWIQSGKIEENILFGREMDREKYEKVLEACSLKKDLEVLPFGDQTIIGEKGINLSGGQKQRVQIARALYQDADIYLLDDPFSAVDAHTGSHLFKECLLGLLKTKTVIYITHQVEFLPDADLILVMKEGRITQSGKYNDILTSGTDFMELVGAHRAALSSVKSLQRRSTFKTSRITGEDTGSLSDFELEQEIEKVDDPNDKLDETIVPKGQLVQEEESEKGSVGFKLFWKYLTTAYGGALVPFLFLSQILTVVLQIASNYWMALATPVSATAEPGVESFTLMVVYVSLAIGISFSTLVRAFLAAIAGYKTATMLFNQMHLSFFRAPMSFFDSTPSGRILNRASADQSTVDMDISDLVWGFTYNLVQLLGSIAVMSQAAWQVFVVLIPVVAACIWYQRYYSASARELARLTGICQAPVIQHFSETISGSTTIRCFEQESRFNEMNMQLIDKYSQPKLYSSSAIEWLNFRLGILSSTIFAFCLVFLVSFPNSIADPSIAGLAVTYGISLNAVQFKLIWFLCNLENKIVSVERILQYTSIPSESPLVIKDNQPDHSWPSLGEVHVQDLQVQYAPHLPLVLRGLTCTFTAGAKTGIVGRTGSGKTTLVQALFRLVEPVAGQILIDNINISLIGVHDLRSRLSIIPQDPTMFEGTVRSNLDPLEEYTDEQIWEALDMCQLGDEVRKKERKLDSTGRF